A genomic window from Levilactobacillus yonginensis includes:
- the pyrR gene encoding bifunctional pyr operon transcriptional regulator/uracil phosphoribosyltransferase PyrR encodes MAKVVVDAMAMQRALTRITYEIIERNKGVDDLVILGIKTRGVYLARRIASRLQQLENVTVPVGDLDITPYRDDIEHDAQTEPEVTGANIDFSVEGKKVILVDDVLYTGRTIRAAMSAVMDLGRPKSINLAVLVDRGHRELPIRADFVGKNIPSSQRERIRVSVSEIDDRDAVEIQQA; translated from the coding sequence ATGGCAAAGGTAGTTGTGGACGCAATGGCAATGCAACGGGCCCTGACCCGAATCACATACGAAATCATCGAACGCAATAAAGGGGTCGATGACCTCGTCATTTTAGGAATCAAAACGCGCGGAGTGTACTTAGCTCGGCGGATTGCCAGTCGCTTGCAACAGCTGGAAAATGTGACCGTGCCAGTGGGTGACCTCGACATCACCCCGTACCGTGACGACATTGAACACGATGCCCAGACGGAACCGGAAGTGACCGGGGCCAACATCGATTTTTCCGTGGAAGGTAAGAAGGTTATCTTAGTCGACGACGTGCTTTATACGGGACGGACCATTCGTGCGGCGATGAGCGCCGTAATGGACCTGGGTCGGCCTAAGAGCATCAATTTGGCTGTGTTAGTTGACCGGGGTCACCGGGAATTGCCAATTCGAGCAGACTTTGTGGGAAAAAATATCCCGAGCTCGCAACGTGAACGGATTCGGGTCTCCGTCAGTGAGATCGACGACCGCGATGCAGTGGAGATCCAACAGGCATAG
- a CDS encoding formate--tetrahydrofolate ligase, which translates to MSSDIEISQATPLEPIEKIAAKLGLTPEQIEPYGHAKAKIDLPLAAPKQPGKLVLVTSINPTPAGEGKSTVVVGLGDAMNQAGHQTVLALREPSLGPVMGLKGGATGGGHAQVVPMEDINLHFTGDMHALTEAHDTLAALIDNHIQQGNALNLDPRQIVWKRVIDINDRALRQTVIGLGGRTSGVPRQDGFDITVASELMAVLCLSEDLTDLKRRVNRILIGYNYDKEPVTVGDLKVGGAITLLLKDAIKPNLVQTLEHNPAIIHGGPFANIAHGCNSVLATQTALQLGDYTVTEAGFGADLGGEKFMDIKTPVLGKTPDAVVIVATIRALKYNGGVKRADLETENLDALQQGSVNLKRHIQSMQQYGVPVVVAINRFTSDTNAEVAALTADVEALDVPVSTTTVWADGGAGALDLAEKVVAATKQPSHFTRLTPADADLMTQMTAITQKIYGGAKVELSTKAERQLKTFAKYGWDHLPVCMAKTQYSLTDDAHALGAPHDFTIHVREFAPRLGAGFVVAMTGNVLTMPGLPKHPAASDMDIDADGKITGLF; encoded by the coding sequence TGATTTGCCACTGGCCGCACCCAAGCAGCCTGGTAAGTTGGTGCTGGTGACGTCCATCAACCCCACGCCGGCTGGCGAAGGGAAGTCGACGGTCGTCGTGGGCCTGGGGGATGCCATGAACCAGGCCGGCCATCAGACCGTTTTGGCCTTGCGCGAGCCCTCTTTAGGCCCCGTCATGGGCTTGAAGGGTGGCGCTACCGGTGGTGGTCACGCTCAGGTGGTGCCAATGGAAGACATCAATTTACACTTTACGGGTGACATGCACGCGCTGACCGAGGCTCACGACACGTTGGCTGCCTTGATCGACAACCATATCCAACAGGGGAATGCATTGAATCTAGACCCTCGTCAAATCGTGTGGAAACGCGTTATTGATATCAACGACCGGGCCTTACGCCAAACGGTGATTGGCCTGGGTGGTCGGACCTCTGGTGTGCCTCGTCAGGATGGGTTTGACATTACGGTGGCCAGTGAACTGATGGCTGTGTTGTGCTTGAGCGAAGATTTAACCGATCTGAAGCGCCGGGTCAACCGGATCCTAATTGGGTACAACTACGACAAGGAACCCGTGACGGTGGGGGATTTGAAGGTCGGCGGGGCGATTACCCTGCTCCTAAAGGATGCCATCAAACCTAACCTGGTCCAAACCTTGGAACACAATCCCGCCATTATTCACGGTGGGCCCTTTGCCAACATCGCTCACGGCTGTAACTCAGTTCTGGCCACCCAAACGGCTCTACAATTGGGTGATTACACTGTGACTGAGGCCGGTTTTGGGGCCGACCTGGGTGGCGAAAAGTTCATGGACATCAAGACGCCCGTCCTGGGTAAGACGCCGGATGCCGTGGTCATCGTCGCCACGATTCGGGCCCTGAAGTACAATGGTGGGGTCAAGCGGGCTGACCTGGAGACGGAAAACCTGGACGCTCTGCAACAGGGGAGTGTCAACCTGAAACGTCACATCCAGAGCATGCAGCAGTATGGTGTGCCGGTCGTAGTTGCCATCAACCGCTTTACCAGTGACACGAACGCTGAAGTGGCTGCGTTGACGGCCGACGTTGAAGCCTTAGACGTGCCCGTTTCCACTACGACCGTTTGGGCCGACGGTGGGGCCGGGGCGTTGGACTTGGCTGAAAAGGTGGTTGCGGCCACGAAACAACCAAGTCACTTCACCCGCTTAACACCGGCTGATGCCGACTTAATGACGCAGATGACAGCGATCACTCAGAAAATCTACGGAGGGGCTAAGGTTGAACTCTCAACCAAGGCAGAACGTCAGTTAAAGACGTTTGCCAAGTACGGTTGGGATCACTTACCCGTCTGCATGGCGAAGACTCAATACTCGTTGACGGACGACGCTCACGCTTTAGGGGCACCACATGACTTCACCATCCACGTCCGCGAGTTTGCGCCGCGGTTGGGGGCTGGCTTCGTGGTTGCCATGACGGGGAACGTCCTGACGATGCCGGGCTTGCCTAAGCATCCAGCGGCGTCGGATATGGATATTGACGCTGATGGGAAAATCACGGGCTTGTTCTAG
- the lspA gene encoding signal peptidase II, translating into MIADMILLVVLVAIDQLIKHAVVVNIALGGEHPLIPGLLSLTHLRNDGAAWSILQGQMWFFAVIAVVALGIMGYFFWSYRNQKNHRIEELGLVLMMAGTIGNFWDRLIQGYVVDMFQLDFINFPIFNFADTCLTIGVILIAVGVYLADRREAH; encoded by the coding sequence CTGATAGCAGATATGATTTTGCTCGTGGTCCTGGTCGCCATCGACCAGTTGATCAAACACGCGGTGGTGGTCAACATCGCTTTAGGTGGCGAACACCCGCTGATCCCGGGGTTGCTGTCGCTAACGCATTTGCGTAACGACGGGGCTGCCTGGAGTATTTTACAGGGCCAGATGTGGTTCTTTGCCGTGATTGCTGTGGTGGCGTTAGGCATCATGGGCTATTTCTTCTGGTCTTACCGGAACCAAAAGAACCACCGTATTGAAGAATTAGGTCTAGTCCTAATGATGGCGGGAACCATTGGAAACTTTTGGGATCGGTTGATCCAGGGATACGTGGTCGACATGTTTCAGCTCGACTTCATCAATTTTCCCATCTTTAACTTTGCCGATACGTGTTTAACGATCGGCGTGATTTTAATCGCGGTCGGGGTCTACTTAGCCGACCGCCGGGAGGCACATTAA
- a CDS encoding carbamoyl phosphate synthase small subunit has product MAKRYLILEDGSAYAGEGFGAGATTSGEVITNLNLLGYQETITDQIYHNQIIIFAQPAIGNVGINHDSYESILPTAKGMVVRDVTNISTNRLSRLSLDEFLQQHNIPGISGIDTRHLIRKLRQGAGPMKGSIVDVADDHAFDQLNATVLTNRQVDQVATPKPYPNPDTGKNVVVIDFGLKHGILRQLSERRCNVTVLPWTASAQDVLNLDPDGVLLSTGPGSPLDLGTGVLDMIREVQAEIPLFAIGLGHELFALANGAELKALPVEYHGSSHPIRRIITNDIIYATQGQGYAVIAKSIDRDRLITTYVDLIDGTVQGLRHRDFPAFSVQFFADGAPGPHESRDLFDEFMEAMTAREG; this is encoded by the coding sequence ATGGCAAAACGCTATTTAATTTTAGAAGACGGCTCGGCCTACGCCGGTGAAGGATTTGGTGCCGGCGCTACCACGAGCGGTGAAGTCATCACCAACCTGAATCTTTTAGGGTATCAAGAAACGATTACCGATCAAATCTATCATAATCAAATTATTATTTTCGCTCAGCCAGCCATTGGTAACGTAGGAATCAACCACGATAGCTATGAATCGATTCTACCCACGGCTAAGGGAATGGTGGTCAGAGACGTCACGAATATTTCGACCAACCGCCTGTCTCGGCTGTCACTGGACGAATTTTTACAACAGCACAACATCCCCGGAATCAGTGGCATTGATACACGCCACTTAATTCGTAAGCTTCGGCAGGGGGCTGGTCCCATGAAGGGTAGTATTGTGGATGTGGCGGATGACCACGCCTTTGACCAATTGAACGCGACCGTCCTGACCAATCGGCAAGTTGATCAAGTAGCCACGCCGAAGCCATATCCTAACCCGGATACTGGCAAGAACGTGGTGGTCATTGACTTTGGCCTGAAGCACGGAATCTTGCGGCAACTGTCCGAGCGACGGTGCAACGTGACGGTACTCCCGTGGACGGCCAGTGCGCAGGATGTCTTGAATCTGGATCCGGACGGGGTGCTCCTGTCCACCGGCCCCGGCTCACCCCTTGATTTAGGGACCGGCGTCCTGGATATGATTCGAGAAGTTCAAGCGGAGATCCCACTCTTTGCAATCGGTCTAGGGCACGAGCTCTTTGCCCTGGCTAACGGAGCTGAACTCAAGGCACTACCCGTGGAGTATCACGGGAGTAGCCACCCGATTCGCCGCATCATTACCAATGATATTATTTACGCGACTCAGGGTCAGGGGTACGCGGTAATCGCCAAGTCGATCGACCGGGATCGGCTGATTACGACGTACGTCGACTTGATCGATGGGACCGTCCAGGGATTACGTCACCGGGACTTCCCGGCGTTTTCCGTGCAATTCTTTGCGGACGGTGCCCCGGGTCCTCATGAGAGTCGCGACCTGTTTGATGAATTTATGGAAGCTATGACAGCGCGGGAGGGATAA
- a CDS encoding RluA family pseudouridine synthase, translated as MQTEEFTVTTTDRLDKLVAETVSTISRSQAKSAIEAGQITVDGATLRPKDKPKVGATVNIALPDPEPLNAKPQDIPLDIVYEDDDVIVVNKPQGMVVHPAPGHPDQTLVNALLYHSPLSSINGTLRPGIVHRIDKDTSGLLMVAKNDHAHHSLSEQLQAKTNLREYVAIVHGNFKEENGVINAPLGRSPKDRKKQAIVADGRPAVTHFRVLERYGDYSLVACRLETGRTHQIRVHMAYINHPVAGDPLYGPKKTLKGAGQFLHAKELGFKQPTTGEQLDFTAPVPANFAEAVHRLRLQAGLPVDKAI; from the coding sequence ATGCAAACAGAAGAATTTACAGTAACGACAACGGATCGTCTGGACAAATTGGTCGCAGAGACGGTATCTACCATTTCCCGTTCTCAGGCCAAGTCCGCCATTGAGGCCGGCCAAATCACGGTCGACGGGGCCACTCTGCGGCCCAAAGATAAGCCTAAGGTGGGGGCCACGGTCAACATTGCGTTACCGGACCCTGAACCCCTGAACGCGAAGCCCCAGGACATCCCCTTGGACATCGTGTACGAGGACGACGACGTCATCGTTGTTAACAAGCCCCAGGGGATGGTCGTCCATCCAGCACCGGGTCATCCCGACCAGACGTTGGTCAACGCCCTGTTGTACCATAGCCCACTATCCAGCATCAACGGAACGTTGCGGCCAGGCATCGTGCATCGTATCGACAAGGACACCTCCGGACTCCTGATGGTGGCTAAGAATGATCACGCGCATCACAGTCTGTCTGAGCAGCTGCAAGCCAAGACAAACTTACGGGAGTACGTGGCCATTGTGCACGGTAATTTTAAAGAAGAAAATGGGGTTATTAACGCACCATTGGGACGTTCACCCAAGGACCGCAAGAAACAGGCCATTGTGGCTGACGGTCGGCCCGCGGTGACCCATTTCCGGGTCCTCGAACGTTACGGGGACTACTCGTTAGTCGCTTGTCGTTTGGAGACCGGCCGGACCCATCAGATTCGGGTCCACATGGCTTACATCAACCACCCCGTTGCCGGTGACCCCCTGTACGGGCCTAAGAAGACGTTGAAGGGCGCCGGGCAGTTCTTACACGCCAAGGAATTAGGATTCAAGCAACCGACGACTGGTGAGCAATTAGACTTCACCGCACCAGTGCCAGCGAACTTTGCTGAGGCAGTTCATCGTCTGCGTTTACAGGCGGGGTTACCGGTTGACAAAGCAATCTAG